In Lolium rigidum isolate FL_2022 chromosome 7, APGP_CSIRO_Lrig_0.1, whole genome shotgun sequence, the DNA window CAAGTTTGTGTACTACAACATTCACTTTTGCAAGTTGTTGTATGAATTTGCTCCTCCTAGACAAGTTGTTGTACCTGGGGTGCTAATACCTCTTTGCAATTATtagtcgttgaagatcttgaatCACTTCTTTGCTGTCAGATGTTAAATGGCACACTTCATGTTCTGAATGTGTTAGGACTTATAGAGCTGAAGTTATTAGTAGTATGCTGAAATTATGTGCGTTATTATTGCGCTATTAGTTGACTTGAttgatacttgttgcttgtttcctaaacggagcaagagccaGAGGAGAACACGGGAGGTGCTATCTTGGCCGTAGATAGACCACTGATCGACGGTCCCAAACTGCCCAGCAACGCATTGTTTCCCTTCCGTGCTCGCGCATCTGAAATCAAGCAATAATTCTCTCGCCGTCGTCGGCGACTCCCAAATTCACCATCTCCCTCGGCTCAGAtcggcgaggcgaaccgccgagaGCTCCTCGGTTCGATCGACCGATCCGATCTCAGGTTCGCCGCCAGTCCCGCCGGAGGAGGCcatggagacgccgccgccgttccAGGAGTCCGCCAACTGCGACGTCTGCGGCTGCACCTTCTCCACCTTCCGCCGCCGCGTACGCATCCGCTCCCTCTCACATCCGCCGCGTAGATACTTCTCGGTTTGGCTGCTGCGAATCGCACCGTAGATCGGCTGGCAGCGGCGGGAGCACCGTGCCTCTGATTTTTCTGACGAATTTTACGCTGTTGCAGCATCACTGCCGCTGCTGCGGGAGGACGCTCTGCCACGAGCACTCTTCGTACCACATGGTAGGAAACCCGAAGCTGATGAAGCTTCTGTGTAGGAATCATGTTTATACTCTACCTACGGAAGCTCCTGGGGCTGGGGAGTTGGGGCTGTGAAGCTTAATTGATTGAACTCTGTTGCTTCGACTGGTTGCAGGCCCTGCCTCAGTACGGGATATACACGGACGCCAGGGTCTGCTATGAGTGCTTCAACAAATCCTCCTCCAGGTAATCATCCCGGTTGCTGGAATATAATTGTGTGGTCATTTCCACTTATGTTTAGTTTGGATATAAGTAGAATTTCTGGCTGTATAATTAACACATTCCTGCGTAATGTTGCAGACGTGGTGGTGCTGATAAAGCGAGTTCGGCCGAGAGCGTTTCGAGTGCTGCAGACTCCTTTTCAGGGCTGAATTTGGATAAAGATGATGCTTCGTCACCCATGAAAAATTCGGCGGCTCAGAGTGCAGCTGCCGTTATTGAGTGCAAATGTGGGATGCCTTTGTGCATATGCGAGGCACCAAAACCAGAACCCGCACCTGTAAAGGTAGACGACAGTTCAATCCATTCAATCGATTGTGCTAGGACTGCACCAGCCTAACTGTTCTATGCAGCAGAATATCATCGCCGCTTCGTCAACTGCCCAACCAAACCCAAAGCCGAAAAAACCAGAACCAAGCACGAAGAAGGCTGCAGCTACTTCCAGCAGCAATTCAAGGTTCGTTGGACTATGTTATCAACTTTCATTATCTTACCGTCACAAACCTTGCCCTTTTGTATAGGAAGATTACATATATGCATTACTAACAAATGTTCTTGTAACCGATCTTCTCATCTTATTGTGTGCCTCACTGTTTTTCCAGCTCATTCTTAAATCTTGGCCTGATGAGCAACGATATCAATGATAAGACTCCGTCTGACTATGAAGTTACTGGAGAGGTGAGCCTAGAAACAGCTCAGTACTTCTCCTTACATATTTCCTTATTTAACCCATCTGGTACATGTGATATTTCTACCCTGGCAATCTTGGAGTCTTCTGTTTAAATACAGTCTTTATTCCTTTTAGGGAttgagagaagcaattaaaggcGGGGATATTAAAGCTGTGAAGAAACTTCTTAGCCAGGTAGCTATTCTATCTTTTCTCTTGTTTTATCTTTGTCGACTTGATTCTTATAATTAAATTGGCAGGGAGTAGATTCTAACTACTGCGACAAGCAAGGATTTACTCTGCTACATTTGGTATGTCTTATTTTTTACTGACTCCCCTGTGATCAACTTATATTCATACATCACTCTACCATTTGAGTAACCGTTTGCTTATAATGAATAGTCTTACATGGGTTGAAACATTTGCAATGTAAAGGCCACAGCACCCATGCATGTATGATATACAGCACATGCGGATACACTTGACTGGATCAGTTTGTCTTCCCTGGAATTGGTGCTTATGTATGCACCAGCTGCAGATACTATATTATTTTCTGCAATTTAATAATCACTATGCATATATCAACATGATTACTCGTCCTCATCATTTATAAATAGCTTATTGGTACTTATCCTTTATTCTACCACACAAGATTTTTTGTTTGGCAGTTAGATATAAAAATAGTAACAAATCTCTGTCTAATAAAGATCTGCCTATGAACAATTGCAGGCTGCTCTATTTAACCAGACTGAGATTGCTCTTATTCTCATGGACAGTGGAGCAAATATTCAACGCAAAAATGGTCAAGGTTGGTTATTGTTACAATCTGAACGCGTTTTTCCATGGAATGGATGGCATACATTATCAAATACTGTACATAGATGTGTCGCTGAAGTCTATTAACCTTCATTAAGCACAAAAGTTTCTATTTGTTCAACATATTTCCATCCGGACTACCATTTCCACTCAGTTTATGTTGATACTGTCAAATGCTCCTTCTACTTTATATATCCGTGCAGTTTAAAGCAAAATAGCAGCTAGCATGAAAAAAAGAGGGCACAATTATTTGAATTGCAACTACTCCTTGGTGGTTTAGATGTTTTTATTACTTTTGTAGTCACTTAACTTATATACAAGTTGTTGTAGGAGAAAAGCCTATATCTATGGGCTTTTCCAATCAGGTAAATTTAGAACTTGATTAGTAGCATATCCAGTGTTTTAGCCTCTAGAAGCAGATAAACTAAAGTATACACATCAGCACTTAACATGCAGAGGAATGTTTGCTGTAGATTGCTTCTTCTAAAAATGATACTTTAACCATCAATGCTGCTATGCTCAAATGACACTGGTGATAAAGTTGATGACGTTCGTGAACTTTTTGAGCAGGGGAAACTGCCTTGGATTGTGCTCCACCCATGCTGCAATACAAAATGCGGCAGAGGATGGAAGAGCTTGCTGCGTCACAAAGGGCTGAGTGAGGAAGACAtcatttgggccttttctgctagCTGCTCTCCTCCCCATATGTCAAAAGATGGTTTTCTCTTCTGAATGATTGATTACAAATAAACCATTTGTCGGACTGAAAGCTCATTGCTGGGGTACGGTGTTTCATTCGGGATCACACCATCATCATGTATTAAGGTCGCAATGTCAGAGGCGGTTGTTCTTTGTACCCTTGAATAATAAGTTTATTTATGGCCAATCTCACATTTTCTTCGCGTATTCATGTTTGGATATAGTGATTTCTCCCTACGTTCAAAAGTGAATGACGTTTCTGACATTGATATGGTGTGAAACATAGTGttggccaatttttttttttcgtTCCATAAGTCTTGTCTTGTTTTCAGTTCAAAAACCACGagtcatgggacggagggagtacttgaatACGAGCAGGCATATACTGTTTTTTTTAAAAGCTTTGGTCTAGATACGTATGGATGTTgcgttttagtgtgtaggtttacttttttttggaaaaaagatTACAAAGGACGTAGTATGTTATAATGAACTTTTTATATACTTGATACTAAAAGATGATGACTTGTTGATACAGTTTTCACGGAGTGAGTGAAATAGTTTTTCCTGGGAGGTGGTCGAGTCCATGTTTGGTGAACTGTCGTACTATGTGAGTATCAGTTGGCAGTGGCTAGAAGAAAAACTATATGTCAGACCCTGTCCTTGTCACCTCGCACCCCTGGCCATGCTATGTGAAGTCAGCGCTCATCACGGCCTCGTCAGTGCCGCCGCGGCAACACGCGCAGATCTTTTGTTGCCGGCGGAAATATCTGGCATGCTGGGTCTTATCCATCTTCACCGATCTCTTCTCTCTGACCCAATGCAGCTCCATTGTGTTGTTTCTTTTTGTtggactagtacaaatgcccgtgcgttgccacgggtcttaaaattttatttctcaatgcacatatataattcataactgagtatgaaaattcaaaacaaatgagTGACATTATaatgtactacaacatgataataACAAACGCAATAACAAGACAACATATTTTTTTGACAACTCAAATATATTCggtcagcaagccgcctcattaaaaaccttccaatccccttcggtaccctggaaaAAAAGAGTGCGTATGGAACTTGCTGCCTCTCACATAGTAGTTACATTGTTCAGGACTATTACATCATTTAAAATCAAAATACGAATAAACTCCGGTGGATCACCATCCCAGCCAAAACCACTATTGCCCTCATATGCCAGATGTGCTATGTGGTGAGCTACCATATTTGCCTCTCTTGGACAATGATCAAACGAGAGTGATTTAAAAGCTTGTGGATGCATGAAACAATCCGCAAGAATTGCTGAATGAGGACTCCACACTTCAATCTACAAGCTTGTTACTCTGGGTGGTTTCAAGTTTTATATCTTTTTGTTACTCTTCCACGGTAAGCACATGTGTTCTCGGTTGTCTTAACTTTCAACTCAACAACATCTTCTTTTGGATAACTTTCAACTCAACAATATCTTcttttggatgtattattttTTCACAAAACATGAATCCCGCAAACACATGTATAACTGAAGGAATACTTTCACTTTGATATTCATAAATATCCTAATACAACCTGGATCATAGCATTCAATAATGGTTGGGGTAAAAAGCTTCGTCGACAAGCCGGTGGTATGAATGCTAGTTTTTTCAGGAAGCGATGTATCCTCATAAGACCTGGAGATGCGTAGCTGGAGATGCATTTCTTATTATGAGGATGAGAACAAAAATTAAATGTATCCACAAATAATATCTAAGAAGCTATTCACAATATAAGTAGACATGGTCAATACCAGGCAACGCCATGGGAAGGCTACTCACATTTTTTCTAAATTAAACCACATGCCTGTCCGAGCAGAGAACCATTAGAAACATATTTTCATCAAGGAATAAAAAAACATATAGTTCCCGGTGGCAGATGTGTCAGCACTCTACTTACGTAACATGCTGAACGCATGTGTCACCAAACATAGGCAAGGGCTCAAGGCCATCATCCCGATGTAAGAAAATATTTCGTTCTCAGCCACCGACAATCCTTCTTTGCTAGCCTCGACATGAGGAGCTAATTCACATTTCTAGGCTCTCGTGATCTCCCACACCGGGAGGTCCTCAGTCTTCTCGGCATACCTGTTGACCGACTTGCCGGTGTTTGCTGTAGCGACCGTAAAGCTCATGTTCAGAAGAAGAGTGAAGAGATACATTGCATTTTCGACCAAGTGGTTCAACGTCACACCAAACTTCGGTACGAGCAAAGTTGAGTATGAATCATGCTAGCAAGCAGTAGCAACCTGACATGCCGACAAGACCTGTGCATCAGCCACTGGACTGGAGGCTGCATCTCAAATGATGCACATAATGGAGCTCATAAAAATTTCAAAGGCAATATTTTGATAAGCGAAATGATGGGTTATGCACATGTTTTCAAGTTGAGTAATGGTAAGAAAACATACATTTGCTCATAAGTAAGAAATAAACTGGCCTTGTTAAAACAGGGCACTATTGCTTATGTGTCAGAAGAAACAGAAGCACCCATGGGAAGGTAGAGTAAAAGTGGCGTTTTGGGGCTCAAGCTTCACGTAGCTCCTTATTTTTGAAAAATTCGAAAACCCTGTTTGAAGTTTCAACAAAATCTGAAAACAAATCTGCAAGTAGTTATGTATCCTACAATTGTAAAAAATACGAATACGAAATAACTTATATTTTGGGCTATAACAAATGACAAATGTGTAGATCTAAACATCTAATATAGTGAATAGTACACATTTTGAAAGTCCGTAAATTTGTCAGAACTTGTCATTTTGGTCTATCCCGAAGTATAAGGTATTTATCATTGAGGTTTTGCATGA includes these proteins:
- the LOC124674825 gene encoding vacuolar protein sorting-associated protein 27-like isoform X2, whose translation is METPPPFQESANCDVCGCTFSTFRRRHHCRCCGRTLCHEHSSYHMALPQYGIYTDARVCYECFNKSSSRRGGADKASSAESVSSAADSFSGLNLDKDDASSPMKNSAAQSAAAVIECKCGMPLCICEAPKPEPAPVKNIIAASSTAQPNPKPKKPEPSTKKAAATSSSNSSSFLNLGLMSNDINDKTPSDYEVTGEGLREAIKGGDIKAVKKLLSQGVDSNYCDKQGFTLLHLAALFNQTEIALILMDSGANIQRKNGQGETALDCAPPMLQYKMRQRMEELAASQRAE
- the LOC124674825 gene encoding vacuolar protein sorting-associated protein 27-like isoform X1; translation: METPPPFQESANCDVCGCTFSTFRRRHHCRCCGRTLCHEHSSYHMALPQYGIYTDARVCYECFNKSSSRRGGADKASSAESVSSAADSFSGLNLDKDDASSPMKNSAAQSAAAVIECKCGMPLCICEAPKPEPAPVKQNIIAASSTAQPNPKPKKPEPSTKKAAATSSSNSSSFLNLGLMSNDINDKTPSDYEVTGEGLREAIKGGDIKAVKKLLSQGVDSNYCDKQGFTLLHLAALFNQTEIALILMDSGANIQRKNGQGETALDCAPPMLQYKMRQRMEELAASQRAE